The Deinococcus cellulosilyticus NBRC 106333 = KACC 11606 region TGCACCCAGACACAGCGAAGAGGCCGCCCGCAAGTTCTATGGCTCTTTTCTGGGCCTCACTGAAATTGAGAAGCCTGCAGCCCTGCAGGGTCGCGGAGGATTGTGGTTCGGGCTTCCTGATGGCAGGCAGATTCATGTGGGCATTGACGAGCCCTTTGTGCCCCAGAAAAAAGCCCATCCCTGTTTCAGAACCGCAGACCTTCAGCAGGTGATGGGCCATTTTGAGCAGCATCAGGTGGCTTATACCCTGGACACCACGCTGGAGGTGCACAGAATTTTCACCACTGACCCTTTTGGGAACCGTCTGGAAATCGTGCAGGGAGCACACATCACCACGCCCCTCACCTGACCCTCGCACATGACAAAACACACCCGCAGCCATGGGGTTGCTGCGGGGTGGGGTAGTGGGGGAGAAGCATTCAAGGATGGGGTGCACTTTCGTGCTGGCAACAGAAAGACGTTACTTGTCTTTAGTATAGATCGAAACGGTCTTCATGCTGTCGGGTTCGCCTTCAGCAGGGGCTTCATACTTCTTGATCTTGTCCAGAACATCCAGTCCAGCAAGCACTTTTCCGAAAACGGTGTATTGCCCGTTCAGGCTGCTGGCCGGGGCCAGGGTGATGTAGAACTGGCTGCCGTTGCTGTTGGGGTCCTGGGCACGGGCCATGCCCAGAATGCCTTTTTCGTCGAAATTCAGGTTCTGGCGCACTTCCAGACCAAACTGGTAACCAGGGCCGCCCTGACCCCAGGTGTTGCGGTCCTCATTCAGGGTGTTGGGGTCGCCACCCTGCACCACGAACCCATCGATCACCCGGTGGAACTTGATTCCGTCGTAATAGTGGTTGAGGGCCAGGAACACAAAGGAATTCACAGAAGCCGGGGTGTCTTCCTCAAAGAGGTCCATCACGATGTCGCCCTGGGTGGTCTCGATTCTGGCAACGTAATCGGTGTTGTCTTTGAGGATGCGGTCCGGTTCTTCCTTGAAAGAACGCACAGGTTTGTCGGTCAGGGATTTGACCTGGGTGTACCCTTTGAGAACTTCATCTGCACTGACCGAAGGTGTGGTTTCTGCAGGCGTGGTTTCAGGGGTCTCGGTGGTGCTCTCAGTGGTGGTTTCTGGCGTGGTGGAGGTGGAGGTGTCCTCTTTGGGTTTGCATGCCACAAGCGATGCAGTGAGAAGTGCTGCACAAAGCAACCATTTCGATTTCATACTCCATCATTTTACGCACAGGGAATGAGTGTATTACCATAAGCCCGTGACTGTGATCATCACCATCGATGGCATTGCAGCGAGCGGCAAATCCAGTGTGGCCTCGCGTGTTGCCAGCAAACTGAACATCCCCTACATCAGCAGCGGTTATCTATACAGGGCCGTGACTTACCTGGTGTATGTCTCTCAAATCGACCCTTCAGACCAGGAAGCCATTGTGGCTGCCCTGCACACCCATCCCCTCACCCTGATTCCAAAACCAGAAGAGAACGAAGTCTGGCAGGGAGAGGAGAACTACACCCCATTCCTGCACACCACAGAGGTGGATCTGACGGTCAGTGAGATTGCCCGGCATGCAGCAGTGCGGACCTGGGTGACCGAGCAATTGAAAGACCTCCCCCCTCCTTTTGTGGCAGAAGGTCGGGACATGGGAACGGCAGTGTTTCCCCACGCGCATCACAAGTTCTACCTGACGGCCAGTGTTCAGGTGCGTGCACAGCGTCGGGCAAAAGAACGCCCTGAAGATCTTGAAAGCATTCAGGCAGCCCTTGAAATGCGGGACCGTGAAGACCGCATTCAATCAAAACCTGCTCCAGATGCTGTGGTGATCGACACCAGCGACCTCACCCTGGATCAGGTGGTGGAGCAGATTCTGAAAGGAGTGCAATGATTCCGATTCCCTGGATGTATGACCTGACAGTGACCCTGGCGAGCTTTCTGGTGTATCCAGCAGGCCTGAAAGTCATGGGCAGAGAAAAGCTTCCCAAGACTGGACGCCTGATTGTGGCAGGCAACCATGTGGGCAACATGGACCCTTTCGTGATCACCATTGCTGCAAAACGTCGGCTTCGCTTCATGGCCAAAAAAGAACTGTATGCCAATCCGATCATGAAGTGGTACATGCTGAATGTGGGGAACATTCCGGTGGACCGCCAGAGCAAGAGTGACATTGCCTCCATTCGCACCTGCATCAAGGCTCTGGAAGAAGAAGAAGCCCTGGGGATTTTCCCGCAAGGCACCCGGGGAGGTTCCCAGGTGATGGGAGGGGTTGCCCTGATTGCCCTGAAAGGGAAAGCACCTATCATGCCTGTTTATGTTGAGAAGAAAGGCAAATGGATTGTGCGTTTTGGAGAGCTGATTGAGCCCCAGGGCACAGTGCAGGAGCTCACCCACAAATTTGCAGAAGCACTGGAGAATCTAAAGCAGCTGTAATCAGGCTGAAAAAACGATGAAGCATTTCTGGGACAGAACTTACATGGTTCTGTCTTTTTTGCGCATGAGAGATTGA contains the following coding sequences:
- a CDS encoding peptidylprolyl isomerase translates to MKSKWLLCAALLTASLVACKPKEDTSTSTTPETTTESTTETPETTPAETTPSVSADEVLKGYTQVKSLTDKPVRSFKEEPDRILKDNTDYVARIETTQGDIVMDLFEEDTPASVNSFVFLALNHYYDGIKFHRVIDGFVVQGGDPNTLNEDRNTWGQGGPGYQFGLEVRQNLNFDEKGILGMARAQDPNSNGSQFYITLAPASSLNGQYTVFGKVLAGLDVLDKIKKYEAPAEGEPDSMKTVSIYTKDK
- a CDS encoding lysophospholipid acyltransferase family protein, which translates into the protein MIPIPWMYDLTVTLASFLVYPAGLKVMGREKLPKTGRLIVAGNHVGNMDPFVITIAAKRRLRFMAKKELYANPIMKWYMLNVGNIPVDRQSKSDIASIRTCIKALEEEEALGIFPQGTRGGSQVMGGVALIALKGKAPIMPVYVEKKGKWIVRFGELIEPQGTVQELTHKFAEALENLKQL
- the cmk gene encoding (d)CMP kinase → MTVIITIDGIAASGKSSVASRVASKLNIPYISSGYLYRAVTYLVYVSQIDPSDQEAIVAALHTHPLTLIPKPEENEVWQGEENYTPFLHTTEVDLTVSEIARHAAVRTWVTEQLKDLPPPFVAEGRDMGTAVFPHAHHKFYLTASVQVRAQRRAKERPEDLESIQAALEMRDREDRIQSKPAPDAVVIDTSDLTLDQVVEQILKGVQ
- a CDS encoding VOC family protein; this translates as MINGLDHVLVPAPRHSEEAARKFYGSFLGLTEIEKPAALQGRGGLWFGLPDGRQIHVGIDEPFVPQKKAHPCFRTADLQQVMGHFEQHQVAYTLDTTLEVHRIFTTDPFGNRLEIVQGAHITTPLT